The following are encoded in a window of Salinigranum halophilum genomic DNA:
- a CDS encoding MFS transporter, producing MARTTRRLPRRALATLGTGLFGLGVAVGSYGAVVSLLIDRGVAPDAAGFGMTLFLLMQGVAALPADRLTRVVSVPRACAAGFALTALGALVGGWATLPAALASRALLGVGQGVAFVASMKYVGRRVPDRTATAQGLLGALFTLGFAVGLASAPGLLERVGPVVPAVGAAALIGGGALGTVTLPDVRTDAPVPMGAYLAPLRTPTGLALGLGNMATFGFLMVAGTWYPDVLRGAGVPVTATLVGFSLATVAGRAVGGRLSERVGDRRTVLVSFVGSVVVLALLALALRMGTPWLLAATIVGTGLGFGVPFGPLFALAFSELADDAGVTLVAMILVGNVGAVVYPWLLGRTLLDTDSFALGFVAMAATVLAVALLWLSAIGTDAPTVTRPVSE from the coding sequence GTGGCACGAACCACCCGCCGACTGCCGCGTCGGGCGCTCGCGACACTCGGGACCGGCCTGTTCGGGCTGGGTGTCGCCGTCGGCTCCTACGGCGCTGTCGTCTCGCTCCTCATCGACCGCGGGGTCGCGCCGGACGCGGCGGGGTTCGGCATGACGCTGTTCCTCCTCATGCAGGGCGTGGCGGCGCTTCCCGCCGACCGGCTCACGCGCGTTGTGTCGGTCCCGCGGGCCTGCGCCGCCGGGTTCGCGCTGACGGCACTCGGTGCACTCGTCGGTGGCTGGGCGACGCTCCCGGCCGCGCTCGCGTCGAGAGCCCTGCTCGGCGTCGGCCAGGGTGTGGCGTTCGTCGCGTCGATGAAGTACGTCGGCCGGCGCGTCCCCGACCGGACGGCGACGGCGCAGGGGCTGTTGGGCGCGTTGTTCACGCTCGGCTTCGCCGTCGGTCTCGCCTCCGCGCCGGGACTGCTCGAACGGGTGGGCCCCGTCGTCCCCGCCGTCGGCGCTGCCGCGCTCATCGGGGGCGGGGCGCTCGGCACCGTGACGCTCCCGGACGTCCGGACCGACGCACCGGTCCCGATGGGGGCGTACCTCGCGCCGCTCCGCACGCCGACCGGGCTCGCCCTCGGCCTGGGCAACATGGCCACGTTCGGCTTCCTGATGGTCGCCGGGACGTGGTATCCGGACGTGCTTCGCGGGGCCGGTGTGCCCGTGACGGCGACACTCGTCGGCTTCTCGCTGGCGACGGTCGCTGGCCGGGCCGTCGGCGGCCGGCTCTCCGAGCGGGTGGGCGACCGGCGGACCGTCCTCGTCTCGTTCGTCGGCAGCGTCGTCGTCCTCGCACTCTTGGCCCTCGCGCTCCGGATGGGGACACCGTGGCTCCTCGCCGCGACGATTGTCGGGACGGGCCTCGGCTTCGGCGTCCCGTTCGGCCCGCTGTTCGCCCTCGCCTTCTCGGAACTCGCCGACGATGCCGGCGTCACGCTGGTGGCGATGATACTGGTCGGCAACGTCGGGGCCGTCGTCTACCCGTGGCTCCTCGGACGGACGCTCCTCGATACGGACTCGTTCGCGCTCGGGTTCGTCGCGATGGCGGCCACCGTGCTCGCCGTCGCCCTGTTGTGGCTGTCGGCCATCGGGACGGACGCGCCGACGGTGACCCGACCCGTCAGCGAGTGA
- a CDS encoding CocE/NonD family hydrolase has product MVSQPEYEVHADLDVMIETRDGTRLATDIYRPADPDTREPVDDPLPVLLDRTPYGKRGAQGRHGEWYASRGYVVAIQDVRGRFDSEGDFYICATEAEDGADTVEWLADQPFCDGQVATLGTSYGAWVQNALATQDPDGLSGMFVNMGAANARKATFRHNGAFELRWLCWAYTLGAGFAHESLADPEVQQVFADVDVREVLEDWPPRRGETALAELPDYDEWAFDIMETGAASDDLWQNPGVNFERYYDESADVPTVYSGGWYDSYTKATCDNFVGLSERKDEDHYLIVGPWTHLARLPGGHDHSETLLYPPLTWEVPTAGDLAFGDDAVKQYRETRLRFFDQYLKGDDAFADEPTVQYFLMGTGDGRKTEDGLLFHGGEWRSSEEWPPAETEFTRYYAHADGTLTAEEPDEEDSSTSYEYDPLDPVPSVGGNSSSYLTYEPREESVGAYPLGDRKLIDFVGRGPFDQREHEWVWGDGQGEPLEARDDVLTFRTEPLDEDVVVAGPIRVRVYGETDAADTDFTAKLIDEYPASDDYPDGYALNLCDSICRGRFRGYRDEPDPVEPGEVYEYYMEPYPTANVFEKGHRIRLDVSSSNFPRYDVNHNTGEALYGGADDADPVVATNTVHHSATHPTHVELPLQPR; this is encoded by the coding sequence ATGGTCTCACAACCGGAGTACGAGGTCCACGCCGACCTCGACGTGATGATCGAGACGCGCGACGGTACGCGTCTCGCGACGGACATCTATCGACCTGCGGACCCCGACACCCGAGAACCGGTCGACGACCCACTCCCCGTGCTCTTGGACCGGACGCCGTACGGCAAGCGCGGCGCGCAGGGCCGCCACGGCGAGTGGTACGCCTCTCGCGGCTACGTCGTCGCCATCCAGGACGTCCGGGGGAGGTTCGACAGCGAGGGCGACTTCTACATCTGTGCGACGGAGGCCGAAGACGGTGCGGACACCGTCGAGTGGCTCGCCGACCAGCCGTTCTGTGACGGCCAGGTCGCCACACTCGGCACCTCCTACGGCGCGTGGGTCCAGAACGCCCTCGCCACACAGGACCCCGACGGCCTGAGTGGAATGTTCGTCAACATGGGCGCGGCCAACGCGCGCAAGGCGACGTTCCGGCACAACGGGGCCTTCGAACTCCGGTGGCTCTGTTGGGCCTACACCTTGGGAGCGGGGTTCGCCCACGAGTCGCTCGCCGACCCCGAGGTCCAGCAGGTCTTCGCCGACGTCGACGTCCGGGAGGTACTCGAAGACTGGCCACCCCGGCGAGGCGAGACGGCCCTCGCGGAACTGCCCGACTACGACGAGTGGGCGTTCGACATCATGGAGACGGGCGCGGCGAGCGACGACCTGTGGCAGAACCCCGGCGTCAACTTCGAGCGCTACTACGACGAGTCGGCGGACGTCCCCACCGTCTACTCGGGCGGGTGGTACGACTCGTACACCAAGGCGACCTGCGACAACTTCGTCGGGTTGAGCGAGCGGAAAGACGAGGACCACTACCTCATTGTCGGCCCGTGGACCCACCTCGCACGCCTCCCCGGTGGGCACGACCACTCCGAGACCCTTCTGTATCCCCCGTTGACGTGGGAAGTCCCGACCGCGGGCGACCTCGCGTTCGGCGACGACGCCGTCAAGCAGTACCGAGAGACACGCCTCCGCTTCTTCGACCAGTACCTCAAGGGCGATGACGCCTTCGCCGACGAACCGACCGTCCAGTACTTCCTGATGGGGACTGGCGACGGCCGGAAGACCGAAGACGGCCTGCTCTTCCACGGCGGGGAGTGGCGCTCGTCGGAGGAGTGGCCGCCCGCGGAGACCGAGTTCACGCGGTACTACGCTCACGCGGACGGGACGCTCACAGCCGAGGAACCGGACGAGGAGGACTCGTCGACGAGCTACGAGTACGACCCGCTCGACCCGGTTCCGTCGGTCGGCGGCAACTCCTCGTCGTATCTCACGTACGAACCGCGCGAGGAGTCGGTGGGTGCGTACCCGCTCGGTGACCGCAAGCTCATCGACTTCGTCGGTCGGGGGCCGTTCGACCAGCGCGAGCACGAGTGGGTCTGGGGGGACGGCCAGGGGGAACCACTCGAAGCCCGCGACGACGTGCTGACGTTCCGAACCGAACCGCTCGACGAGGACGTCGTCGTCGCCGGCCCCATCCGGGTTCGCGTCTACGGCGAGACGGACGCGGCGGACACCGACTTCACCGCGAAGCTCATCGACGAGTATCCCGCGAGCGACGACTACCCCGACGGCTACGCGCTGAACCTCTGTGACTCCATCTGCCGGGGTCGCTTCCGCGGCTACCGCGACGAACCCGACCCCGTCGAACCGGGGGAGGTGTACGAGTACTACATGGAGCCGTACCCGACGGCGAACGTGTTCGAGAAAGGCCACCGCATCCGACTCGACGTCTCCTCGTCGAACTTCCCGCGGTACGACGTCAACCACAACACCGGCGAGGCGCTGTACGGCGGCGCGGACGACGCCGACCCCGTCGTGGCGACCAACACCGTCCACCACAGCGCGACGCACCCGACGCACGTCGAACTCCCGCTTCAGCCGCGCTAG
- a CDS encoding xanthine dehydrogenase family protein molybdopterin-binding subunit encodes MSRAETESVGDATPTSERESYTGQSVKRVEDYDILTGRAEYIHDITPPDCLHMALVRSVHPHARIEEVDVSRALDHPDCELVITGEDLKADYNPMPSGLPGFEEWSLATDKVLYSGEPVAAIVASDRYAAEDIADRVVVNYEKLDAVADAMEARTDEHVIHEDIGTNVPDSERFEFGDPQTAFEAADHVVEGEYSWGRISGVPLETAGVVAQYDTENDSFDIDCNIQLHTLVDDTVYDTLGYPPEKVRLNVPADVGGSYGTKIAIHRYCCLAAMASQYLDGRPVKFVEDRVENLQGGDMHSSERDYKVKLAVDDDGTISGLDVWFVDDFGAYPRYPVNQVLKPLAVLTNAYHIEDVGYEYELALTNKTCQTAYRGFGVPSHLYALEMIVDEAARELGMDPTAFRRQNLIPPEEMPYLIPSKNIYDSGDFPAAFDRIVDIVDEEERVEGGLLDPEVVDQRREEGYIRAASPSIHVEPGVSGSDWTDRQRTDRDTLEARDRDDVEELPEHLRGSIRPDGSVEAFIATDSQGQGHRTIVAQLLADALELTPDDVEVSYLDSVEAPTEYGTAASRMAVMLSGASEGLGELLKTNLRELGAREFDAEVEDVVYREGGVEHVETRERLTLAELRDRDDGEYTAAAYDYQHPASVREEFDDALTGKLPVYPTAAFAANAPIIEVDTRTGQVEILKFYTLRDCGTRLNPMIVDGQAMGGLAQGIGAALYEEFGYADDGQPQAITLFDYLLPSVKNMPDLELYHQETPSPYTATGAKGTGEGGMIDGPAAIATSLNTALAEFGIVTDTIPATGHRVRRWLRDAGVGTEGVGR; translated from the coding sequence ATGTCCCGAGCCGAGACCGAATCCGTCGGCGACGCCACGCCCACGAGCGAGCGCGAGTCGTACACCGGCCAGTCGGTGAAGCGCGTCGAGGACTACGACATCCTCACGGGACGTGCGGAGTACATCCACGACATCACGCCCCCGGACTGCCTCCACATGGCGCTCGTCCGGAGCGTCCACCCCCACGCCCGTATCGAGGAGGTCGACGTCTCCCGGGCGCTCGACCACCCCGACTGCGAACTCGTCATCACCGGCGAGGACCTGAAGGCGGACTACAACCCGATGCCATCGGGGCTGCCGGGGTTCGAGGAGTGGTCGCTCGCCACGGACAAGGTGCTGTACTCGGGCGAGCCCGTCGCGGCCATCGTCGCCTCCGACCGCTACGCCGCCGAGGACATCGCCGACCGCGTCGTCGTGAACTACGAGAAGCTCGACGCCGTCGCCGACGCGATGGAGGCGCGGACGGACGAGCACGTCATCCACGAGGACATCGGGACGAACGTCCCCGACTCGGAGCGGTTCGAGTTCGGCGACCCACAGACGGCGTTCGAGGCGGCCGACCACGTCGTCGAGGGCGAGTACTCGTGGGGGCGCATCTCGGGGGTCCCCCTCGAGACCGCGGGCGTCGTCGCACAGTACGATACCGAGAACGACTCGTTCGACATCGACTGTAACATCCAGCTCCACACGCTCGTCGACGACACCGTCTACGACACCCTGGGCTACCCGCCCGAGAAGGTCCGGCTGAACGTTCCCGCCGACGTCGGCGGGAGCTACGGGACGAAAATCGCCATCCACCGCTACTGCTGTCTGGCGGCGATGGCGTCGCAGTATCTCGACGGCCGCCCCGTAAAATTCGTCGAGGACCGCGTCGAGAACCTCCAGGGCGGCGACATGCACTCCTCGGAGCGCGACTACAAGGTGAAGCTGGCCGTCGACGACGACGGCACCATCAGCGGCCTGGACGTCTGGTTCGTCGACGACTTCGGTGCCTACCCGCGATATCCGGTGAACCAGGTGCTCAAGCCGCTGGCGGTGCTGACGAACGCCTACCACATCGAGGACGTCGGCTACGAGTACGAACTCGCCCTGACGAACAAGACGTGTCAGACCGCCTACCGGGGCTTCGGCGTCCCGTCTCACCTCTACGCCCTGGAGATGATCGTCGACGAGGCGGCCCGCGAACTGGGGATGGACCCGACGGCGTTCAGGCGACAGAACCTCATCCCGCCCGAGGAGATGCCGTACCTCATCCCCTCGAAGAACATCTACGACTCGGGCGACTTCCCCGCGGCGTTCGACCGCATCGTCGACATCGTCGACGAGGAAGAGCGCGTCGAGGGGGGGCTGCTCGACCCCGAGGTGGTCGACCAGCGCCGCGAGGAGGGGTACATCCGCGCCGCCTCGCCCTCGATCCACGTCGAGCCCGGGGTCTCGGGGTCCGACTGGACCGACCGCCAGCGTACCGACCGCGACACGCTCGAAGCCCGCGACCGCGACGACGTCGAAGAGCTCCCCGAACACCTCCGCGGGAGCATCCGTCCGGACGGCAGCGTCGAGGCGTTCATCGCCACCGACTCGCAGGGGCAGGGCCACCGGACCATCGTCGCCCAACTGCTCGCGGACGCGCTCGAACTCACCCCCGACGACGTCGAGGTCTCCTACCTCGACAGCGTCGAGGCACCCACCGAGTACGGCACCGCGGCCTCGCGGATGGCCGTGATGCTCTCGGGCGCGTCCGAAGGACTCGGCGAGTTGCTGAAGACGAACCTCCGCGAACTCGGGGCGCGCGAGTTCGACGCCGAGGTCGAGGACGTCGTCTACCGCGAGGGTGGTGTCGAACACGTCGAGACGCGCGAGCGCCTCACCCTCGCGGAACTGCGCGACCGAGACGACGGCGAGTACACCGCCGCCGCCTACGACTACCAGCACCCCGCCTCCGTGCGTGAGGAGTTCGACGACGCGCTCACTGGGAAGCTCCCGGTCTACCCGACGGCGGCGTTCGCCGCGAACGCGCCGATCATCGAGGTCGACACCCGGACCGGACAGGTCGAGATACTGAAGTTCTACACGCTGCGCGACTGCGGGACCCGACTGAACCCGATGATCGTCGACGGGCAGGCGATGGGCGGCCTCGCACAGGGCATCGGTGCCGCGCTGTACGAGGAGTTCGGCTACGCCGACGACGGGCAACCGCAGGCCATCACGCTGTTCGACTACCTCCTCCCGTCGGTGAAGAACATGCCCGACCTCGAACTGTACCACCAGGAGACACCGTCGCCGTACACGGCCACGGGCGCGAAGGGGACCGGCGAGGGGGGGATGATCGACGGCCCCGCCGCCATCGCCACCTCGCTCAACACCGCGCTCGCCGAGTTCGGTATCGTGACCGACACGATTCCCGCGACGGGCCACCGCGTCCGCCGCTGGCTCCGCGACGCGGGGGTCGGGACCGAGGGGGTGGGCCGATGA
- a CDS encoding FAD binding domain-containing protein: MKPTQFEYDRPDSVEAALELLEEHFDAELLAGNQSLGIIMANRFASPERLVDINRLDELAFVDIRADEVEIGAMTRHRTLERHDDLRGVLELLPEAAEQIAGPAVRNRGTMGGSIAEADPAGNYPTALSALGGELHVVSVDGERTIPVDDYFIGYMFTDLEENELIASVSFPREPFPVERSGSAFVELKRGAQTWPTVSAAAAVTVDDPASDDPLVETARLAVGNAGGIPLRVDDTLEALEGEPLTDGALETVAEAVRDDADPADEMHADREYKIEMAGEYAVRSLRKSYDRACAGGS; this comes from the coding sequence ATGAAGCCCACCCAGTTCGAGTACGACCGCCCCGACTCGGTGGAGGCGGCGCTCGAACTCCTCGAAGAGCACTTCGACGCGGAACTGCTCGCGGGCAACCAGTCGCTCGGCATCATCATGGCGAACCGCTTCGCCTCGCCCGAGCGCCTCGTCGACATCAACCGTCTCGACGAACTCGCCTTCGTCGACATCCGCGCGGACGAGGTCGAAATCGGCGCGATGACCCGACACCGGACCCTCGAGCGACACGACGACCTCCGGGGGGTCCTCGAACTCCTCCCGGAGGCGGCCGAGCAGATCGCGGGGCCCGCGGTCCGAAACCGTGGCACGATGGGCGGGAGCATCGCCGAGGCGGACCCCGCCGGTAACTACCCGACCGCCCTCTCGGCGCTCGGCGGCGAACTCCACGTCGTCTCCGTCGACGGCGAGCGAACCATCCCGGTCGACGACTACTTCATCGGCTACATGTTCACCGACTTAGAGGAGAACGAGCTCATCGCGAGCGTCTCGTTCCCGCGAGAACCGTTCCCGGTCGAGCGAAGCGGGAGTGCGTTCGTCGAACTCAAGCGCGGCGCGCAGACGTGGCCGACGGTGAGTGCCGCCGCCGCGGTCACCGTCGACGACCCCGCGAGCGACGACCCGCTCGTGGAGACGGCGCGACTCGCCGTCGGCAACGCCGGCGGCATCCCCCTCCGCGTCGACGACACGCTCGAAGCGCTCGAGGGTGAACCGCTCACCGACGGGGCGCTCGAGACAGTCGCCGAGGCGGTCCGCGACGACGCGGACCCCGCCGACGAGATGCACGCCGACCGCGAGTACAAGATCGAGATGGCCGGCGAGTACGCCGTGCGGTCGCTCCGAAAATCGTACGACCGGGCCTGTGCGGGCGGGAGCTGA
- a CDS encoding uracil-xanthine permease family protein, translated as MSDDAALRTDGGSSSMVEYGIDDKPPLGQSILLGVQHWLTMVGSTIAIPLVLAGAVGFDPANTAQLVGTFFVVSGIATLAQSTIGNRYPIVQGGTFSMLGPALAIIGVLAASNASPTVMMRELQGAIIVAGAAEVLIGYLGIFGRLKRFIGPLVISVVIALIGLALISVPQIISASQNWYLAGLTLVLIVLFSQYLDGYSRVFKLFPVLLGLGGAYLLAVVLSVAGVANLVNLGVVAEAPAVRPIVPFQWGMPLFTGSFVVGMFAGMLASAIESFGDYHSVARMAGEGAPNSRRVNHGLGMEGFGNIFAGIMGTGNGSTSYTENIGAIGITGVASRYVVQVGSVVMIVVGYVGAFGALVTTIPNAIVGGLFLAMFAQIVGVGLSQLQYVNLNQNRNVFVLGFGLFAGLSIPQYISNVQGAETTLQAGLSSVPVLGAVLGIPAVAETIGIIMGTPIAVGGIAAFVLDNTIPGSRDERGLTAWEDITEDDDAFVPLHERLLGRETPESDIAGD; from the coding sequence ATGAGCGACGACGCGGCGCTCCGAACCGACGGCGGGTCGTCGAGCATGGTCGAGTACGGTATCGACGACAAGCCACCGCTCGGGCAGTCGATTCTGCTCGGCGTCCAACACTGGCTGACGATGGTCGGGTCGACCATCGCCATCCCGCTCGTCCTCGCGGGGGCGGTCGGATTCGACCCCGCGAACACGGCACAGCTCGTCGGGACGTTCTTCGTCGTCTCCGGTATCGCCACCCTGGCGCAGTCGACCATCGGGAACCGCTACCCCATCGTCCAGGGGGGGACGTTCTCGATGCTCGGCCCCGCGCTCGCCATTATCGGCGTGCTCGCGGCGAGTAACGCCTCCCCGACGGTGATGATGCGCGAACTCCAGGGAGCCATCATCGTCGCCGGGGCCGCCGAGGTGCTCATCGGCTATCTCGGCATCTTCGGCCGGCTCAAGCGGTTCATCGGCCCACTCGTCATCAGCGTGGTCATCGCCCTCATCGGACTGGCGCTCATCAGCGTCCCGCAGATCATCAGCGCCTCACAGAACTGGTACCTCGCGGGGCTGACGCTCGTCCTCATCGTCCTGTTCTCACAGTATCTCGACGGCTACTCGCGCGTGTTCAAACTGTTCCCCGTGCTGTTGGGTCTCGGTGGCGCGTACCTGCTCGCGGTGGTGCTCTCCGTCGCCGGCGTCGCGAACCTGGTCAACCTGGGCGTTGTCGCGGAGGCACCCGCCGTCCGACCCATCGTCCCCTTCCAGTGGGGGATGCCGCTGTTCACCGGGTCGTTCGTCGTCGGTATGTTCGCCGGGATGCTCGCGTCGGCCATCGAGAGCTTCGGCGACTACCACTCCGTCGCCCGGATGGCCGGTGAGGGTGCGCCCAACTCCCGTCGGGTCAACCACGGCCTCGGCATGGAGGGGTTCGGCAACATCTTCGCGGGCATCATGGGCACTGGTAACGGCTCCACGTCGTACACCGAGAACATCGGTGCCATCGGCATCACCGGCGTCGCCTCCCGGTACGTCGTTCAGGTCGGGTCCGTCGTGATGATCGTCGTCGGCTACGTCGGCGCGTTCGGCGCGCTCGTGACGACCATCCCGAACGCCATCGTCGGTGGGCTCTTCCTGGCGATGTTCGCACAGATCGTCGGCGTCGGGCTCTCACAGCTCCAGTACGTCAACCTCAACCAGAACCGTAACGTGTTCGTCCTCGGCTTCGGGCTGTTCGCCGGGCTCTCCATCCCGCAGTACATCTCGAACGTCCAGGGCGCGGAGACGACGCTCCAGGCCGGTCTCTCGTCGGTGCCGGTCCTCGGTGCCGTCCTCGGTATCCCCGCGGTCGCAGAGACCATCGGTATCATCATGGGTACGCCCATCGCCGTCGGTGGCATCGCGGCGTTCGTCCTCGACAACACCATCCCCGGCAGCCGCGACGAGCGCGGACTGACCGCGTGGGAGGATATCACCGAGGACGACGACGCGTTCGTCCCGCTCCACGAGCGCCTCCTCGGCCGGGAGACGCCCGAGTCGGACATCGCCGGCGACTGA
- a CDS encoding CaiB/BaiF CoA transferase family protein, with amino-acid sequence MDTNGTRILDGVTVVDLSTFVTGGFCSLMLANQGADVIKVERPGTGDDIRHSGPPFIDGESPYYWTLNYDKRSVELDLKSEAGVAALYDLVEEADVFVQNFRPGVADRLAVDYDTLSELNPGLVYCSISAYGDSGPWSQRPGYDLLIQGMSGIMSVTGEAPPEGRPVKVGLPQTDLITGMWAAFGVVNGLYKRELTGEGDRVELGMLDATLPWLTKQAGKVFAGEEPSRMGTKDPVLAPYQTYATKDGHLNVACLNQRLWRDFCDAIDRPDLPEDDRFETNADRVEHMDELEAEIEAALAKRSTSEWMDVLVDAGVPAGPVQSVEEALSNEQTEARGVVSEVSDGERTVPTIEHPLNFTHAESGFRSPPPRLGEHSREVFAELGYSAERLDELEAAGAFGDPDA; translated from the coding sequence ATGGACACGAACGGCACACGCATCCTCGACGGCGTGACGGTGGTCGACCTCTCGACGTTCGTCACCGGCGGGTTCTGCTCGCTCATGCTGGCGAACCAGGGTGCCGACGTCATCAAGGTCGAGCGTCCGGGCACTGGCGACGACATCCGACACTCCGGTCCGCCGTTCATCGACGGGGAGTCGCCGTACTACTGGACGCTCAACTACGACAAGCGCTCGGTCGAACTGGACCTCAAGAGCGAGGCGGGCGTGGCGGCCCTGTACGACCTCGTCGAGGAGGCGGACGTGTTCGTTCAGAACTTCCGGCCCGGCGTCGCCGACCGCCTGGCGGTCGACTACGACACCCTCTCCGAGTTGAACCCCGGCCTGGTCTACTGCTCCATCTCCGCGTACGGCGACAGCGGCCCGTGGAGCCAGCGTCCCGGCTACGACCTCCTCATCCAGGGGATGAGCGGTATCATGAGCGTCACGGGGGAGGCACCCCCGGAGGGGCGGCCGGTGAAAGTCGGCCTCCCACAGACCGACCTCATCACGGGGATGTGGGCCGCCTTCGGCGTCGTGAACGGGCTCTACAAGCGTGAGCTGACGGGCGAGGGCGACCGGGTCGAACTCGGGATGCTCGACGCGACGCTCCCGTGGCTGACGAAGCAGGCGGGGAAGGTGTTCGCCGGCGAGGAGCCCTCCCGGATGGGGACGAAAGACCCCGTTCTCGCCCCCTACCAGACGTACGCGACGAAGGACGGCCACCTCAACGTCGCCTGTCTGAACCAGCGGCTCTGGCGCGACTTCTGCGACGCCATCGACCGGCCCGACCTGCCCGAGGACGACCGCTTCGAGACGAACGCCGACCGTGTCGAACACATGGACGAACTGGAGGCCGAAATCGAGGCGGCCCTCGCGAAGCGCTCGACGAGCGAGTGGATGGACGTCCTCGTCGACGCGGGCGTGCCCGCCGGGCCGGTCCAGTCCGTGGAGGAAGCGCTCTCCAACGAGCAGACCGAGGCGCGCGGCGTCGTGAGCGAGGTCTCCGACGGGGAGCGGACGGTGCCGACCATCGAACACCCGCTGAACTTCACGCACGCCGAGAGCGGGTTCCGCTCGCCGCCGCCGCGACTCGGCGAGCACAGCCGCGAGGTGTTCGCGGAACTTGGTTACTCGGCCGAGCGCCTCGACGAACTCGAGGCCGCGGGCGCGTTCGGCGACCCCGACGCGTAA
- a CDS encoding alcohol dehydrogenase catalytic domain-containing protein: protein MTQMNAVVLDEWGGDLTIEQVDRPEPGPGEVRVDVRACAVTRTIENAVQGGLAADPALTPRIPGHEFAGVVEAVGDGVDLDVGDRVLAYFYLTCGACDHCRRGETNRCTSFGGWYGVNCDGAYAESAVLPATNALPLPDGTGFAAGAIAADGLATPLHVCERTDVDDTDTVLVVGAAGRIGVHLSQLAAARGAHVVAADIGAERLGHVDDLTPDTVVPVDATADDFVSRVCDATPGDGGPTVVVDTVGDTDTLRDAWDAMAMGGQVVSLTTHHDRTFDVPMTEYVVKEASFVGSRYATKDQVVRAARLFADGRVEPVVRRRVGLDEVPAVHRELRSGATFGTTVLEP, encoded by the coding sequence ATGACTCAGATGAACGCCGTCGTCCTCGACGAGTGGGGCGGCGACCTCACCATCGAGCAGGTGGACAGACCCGAACCCGGACCCGGCGAGGTTCGTGTCGACGTGCGGGCCTGTGCCGTCACGCGAACCATCGAGAACGCCGTCCAGGGCGGCCTCGCCGCCGACCCCGCTCTCACCCCGCGCATCCCCGGCCACGAGTTCGCGGGCGTCGTCGAGGCGGTCGGCGACGGCGTCGACCTCGACGTTGGTGACCGCGTCCTCGCGTACTTCTACCTCACCTGCGGCGCGTGCGACCACTGCCGCCGCGGGGAGACGAACCGCTGTACGTCGTTCGGCGGCTGGTACGGCGTGAACTGCGACGGCGCCTACGCCGAGTCCGCGGTCCTCCCGGCCACGAACGCGCTCCCCCTCCCCGACGGGACTGGTTTCGCCGCCGGTGCCATCGCCGCGGACGGTCTCGCGACACCGCTTCACGTCTGTGAACGGACCGACGTCGACGACACCGACACCGTCCTCGTCGTCGGCGCGGCGGGGCGCATCGGCGTCCACCTCTCACAACTGGCGGCCGCGCGGGGGGCTCACGTCGTCGCCGCCGACATCGGGGCCGAGCGGCTCGGCCACGTCGACGACCTGACGCCGGACACGGTCGTGCCCGTCGACGCCACCGCGGACGACTTCGTCTCTCGGGTCTGCGACGCGACGCCCGGGGACGGCGGCCCCACCGTCGTCGTCGACACCGTCGGCGACACTGACACGCTCCGCGACGCCTGGGACGCGATGGCGATGGGCGGACAGGTGGTCTCGCTCACTACCCACCACGACCGGACGTTCGACGTCCCGATGACGGAGTACGTCGTGAAGGAGGCGTCGTTCGTCGGGTCGCGGTACGCGACGAAGGACCAGGTGGTCCGCGCCGCCCGACTGTTCGCCGACGGTCGCGTCGAACCGGTCGTCCGGCGGCGCGTCGGCCTCGACGAGGTGCCCGCGGTCCACCGGGAACTCCGCTCGGGGGCGACGTTCGGGACCACCGTCCTCGAGCCCTGA
- a CDS encoding (2Fe-2S)-binding protein, translated as MSTGTTDGDEARPTETVTLTVNGEELTREVEPRLKLSDFLREECGLRGVRVGCEHGVCGACTVIMDGATTKSCLTYAVQADGLELETVESLADDGELHPLQSAFHEEHALQCGFCTSGFVMSAVELLRENPDPDRDEVKTALSDNICRCTGYHNIYSAVERAAADLAVESGEGE; from the coding sequence ATGAGTACCGGTACCACAGATGGTGATGAGGCTCGCCCGACCGAGACCGTCACCCTGACTGTCAACGGTGAGGAACTCACCCGCGAGGTCGAACCCCGTCTGAAGCTCTCCGACTTCCTGCGCGAGGAGTGTGGACTCCGCGGCGTCCGCGTCGGCTGCGAACACGGCGTCTGCGGGGCCTGCACGGTCATCATGGACGGCGCGACGACGAAGTCGTGTCTCACGTACGCGGTCCAGGCCGACGGCCTCGAACTCGAGACGGTCGAGAGTCTCGCCGACGACGGCGAACTCCACCCCCTCCAGTCGGCGTTCCACGAGGAACACGCCCTCCAGTGTGGCTTCTGCACCAGCGGCTTCGTCATGTCCGCCGTCGAGTTACTGCGAGAGAACCCCGACCCCGACAGGGACGAGGTGAAGACGGCACTCTCGGACAACATCTGCCGCTGTACGGGGTATCACAACATCTACAGCGCCGTCGAGCGCGCCGCCGCCGACCTCGCGGTCGAGAGCGGGGAGGGAGAGTAG